One Chromatiaceae bacterium DNA segment encodes these proteins:
- a CDS encoding type II toxin-antitoxin system HicB family antitoxin, with translation MSIKYEIIIYWSAADSAYVAEVPELPGCMADGNSYRKALENAEIIIQEWIETARDLGRTIPEPRGKLMYA, from the coding sequence ATGTCAATTAAATATGAAATAATTATCTACTGGAGCGCTGCCGATAGCGCATATGTTGCGGAAGTTCCGGAGTTGCCTGGGTGCATGGCTGACGGCAATAGCTATCGAAAGGCTTTGGAAAACGCTGAAATTATTATTCAAGAGTGGATTGAAACGGCAAGGGATCTCGGTCGTACTATACCGGAACCCCGCGGGAAGCTAATGTATGCCTAA